A stretch of DNA from Pangasianodon hypophthalmus isolate fPanHyp1 chromosome 2, fPanHyp1.pri, whole genome shotgun sequence:
TGGTGAATTGAGCCAAATGATCTAACCTGTTTAATCAGGGCTTGGTATGCAGGTAATATGCAACAGTTTAGCACCAAACTTAGTATATGCTAATACTAAATATCTTATGGTACTTGAACCCAACAGTGGTCATTAAATGAATTAGCAATGTTTCAGAGCTGTATTTACTATGTAGAGGCAGACATGTTGGATCCAATCTGGGCACCATATGTTAGAGAAGGCATTAACCACTTGTGTGTCAGGTTAGACAAGTAATTGTGTCTCGAACAAATCCAGTTATTCAGGTTGTTGCAGCAAGAAAGGTTTTGTGctttacaaattatataatattaaattcaaACTAAAGACttgattgattaaaaaaattcaaaaggaatacacattaaattacacacacatatatatatagtgtgtgtgtgtgtgtgtgtgtatatatatatatatatatgacatgaCTATCATTGAGAACACTGAAAATAGAGATATTACATTTTGGTGTATGATTCAGTGAGATTTGTTGACTACTACAGTATGCCTTATGGGTTTTTACAAATTTGTCAGTATATGTATCAGTGGGTTGGACTGTTAATCTAactgaaaatgcatttttatattgtCCTGAGTACAAAGGTGTAGGATGTCTATAAAGCCattaaattcttatttattttgaaaaccaTTTTGATCTCACCCATAATAAATTGATGAGCATAGAGAATGTGTTCTCATCCCAATTGTGTGACCAGATATAAATGCAAGGTTTATGTTCTAAGGTTTATATTTAACTAAAGTCAGCAGGGTGTACAATGGGTTGGTGGTAATTAGTGCACAAAAAACTTTGTTACAAGCAGTGACACACTTCTGCTCTATTTATCCAGCTGGAGTTCCAACATTACACACATACCTTCTGTGCTTTCAAAGGAACTAGGCTGAGACTTTCACAATGGCTTGTAATCCCCATAACTTCTACAAACACACCCTTTACTTGATTTGAGCAAGAAACAGCAGCTGGTATCAGTTTCCTCATTCTGTTCCCCTTTATGACATTTGCATGCAAGATCTTGAGCTGGCAGTTCACCTGCAGGAACACTTTATGCaaagtcattcatttttaaccCTTGACTTAAAAACCCCACTCATTTCTGAGAAAAACCCACACATCTCTGAAAAAAGTACAAACCACAATCAAGTTTAGAAGCTTTATTAGAAAACTGAAGAAATCGCACAATAGCATACTACACCATAAACACATACCAAACACCAgagttttaaataaagctgaagAGTGCAGCTGAAGCTATTTACATGCAACAAGCGTGATATTCAGtgtaacaaaaaatatccaCTGTTTGATACGAGGCCCCTTACTGGACAATGATGTTAAGAGGTGAGGTGAGAAGGTTAAAGATGAGAAGTGATTGGGCTTTAGGTGTGTAATGGGTTTGTGCACAATCTACTTTAAACTACTGTAAgtactatatattttaactaCACAGCAATATCCTGTGAATATACAGGAATTGTGAGGGTGTGGGGAAACACTAGCACAGCTACTCCTACTGAATCATCCTGTGCCTTTCTTATAAAATCCTGCCAATCATACAGACACCTCCATCTTATGAAGAGCTAGTTTTGGACTTGTTTTTTCGGTTCTTTGCTGACCGGACTTCCTCAATGAGATCCTTTAGGTACTGGATCTCCCGGCTGATCGAGTCTGCCTTCTCTGCCAGCTCCCTGTTTTTCTTCTCCAGCACAGCACACTCCACATTCAAGCTCTCCTGCTCCACCCGTTTCTTCTGCCTGTAGCGGGTAGCTGCCGTCTTATTCTGCTCCATTTTCTTTAGTTTCTTGTCTACTGTTTTGGTCGTTCCCGATACAGTCTTTACTTTACCAGCAACATCGATAGCTGCATCAGGATCAGGTTTAGAATAAGGTTTGGTTCTGGAGGCACCAGCAGGTTTTGGAGATGGAACAGGACTCGGTATGCGAGGAGGAGAACCGGATACAGATTCGAAACCACTGTCAGACTGGTCTGAGGAAGAGTTGGAAATGCTTGGCTCTTCTTTGGTAGTGAGAACTACCACTATGTGGGCAGGGGAGAGGGAGAGCACGATACTGGGGGTCTGGTTGTCAGCATTGGCTTTGGGTACTGTTTTCTCCAGCTCCGAGATGGAGATGTCAACTTCACTGCCCAATTCGAGTGTAAATGCAGGAGATGGAGGAGCAGGGGCCGGAGAGACTGGCTCAGATTTGATCTCAACAGAAACAGGCTCAGGGTGGATCTCTGACTCGACTGGCAAGTCTAGAGGGAAAGTAGGCAGGTTGAGCTCTT
This window harbors:
- the atf4a gene encoding cyclic AMP-dependent transcription factor ATF-4 yields the protein MTLSSQMCVEDMGTLFLGSSTLMADPFGPLLDEDEERALSEGSSSPLSFSSYSDSYSSSPFSSPSAPSPLGCKGGCDVPFPWLSASEQIDAHIGADQREGDAFSGMDWMTEKIDLSDFDLDSLIGSCDLDEPPSSPEELLASLESQMDLDLVPLPFPSASTPVPEELNLPTFPLDLPVESEIHPEPVSVEIKSEPVSPAPAPPSPAFTLELGSEVDISISELEKTVPKANADNQTPSIVLSLSPAHIVVVLTTKEEPSISNSSSDQSDSGFESVSGSPPRIPSPVPSPKPAGASRTKPYSKPDPDAAIDVAGKVKTVSGTTKTVDKKLKKMEQNKTAATRYRQKKRVEQESLNVECAVLEKKNRELAEKADSISREIQYLKDLIEEVRSAKNRKNKSKTSSS